cctagcgggtgggctttgaaataggaggtacccaaaaagtaccccctttaccCTACATATAATTCCTGTGAAATGCCCActaggtataaataaaaaataaaataaaataaaataaaaaaataataataaatactatGAAGAAAGCTTGAGAGGGTTGACCAACAGATGAATACTACATGAGAAGCTGCTACagttgaagatgaaggagaaagtcaAGCTGAGTCTCACCAACATGGATGGCATGGTGGAGTGGTTCAGCCTATATGTAGAGAATGCTATGCACCTGAAAGACACTGAGATTGCTAGGATAAGACAACGGCTGTGTAAGTGGCCGAGGGTGAAATCACTACAACCAATGGACCAGTGACAGGAGAAGACAGTCGGAAGACATCAGCCAGTTGAGATAGAGCATGTGGGTGCATCACTGAGAGAGGATAAAGTGTGAGTAAATTTGGGGATGTGTGCAAGGAGCTCAGTAAGTGTAAGAGGTGGTCGGAACATAttgtggaagtgtgtgtggtgtgtggatgtGAAGGCAAGTTATTATAGATGGTTTGAGTCCAGCAGCAAAGTGTATATCAGTTATTTATGTGACACGGGagagcatgtggtgctggagtgtgaaaggaatgaaagacaggaaggaggtgATGCAAGAGATTCTGACCAAGTTAGGTCATAATGGAATTGAAAGTgtgaagataggaaaggaatagtggtgatgctgctggattaaatagagaaagtaataataaaagggtGATCGATGCTGTGAAAAAGTTGCCAGAAAGAATGTCATATTTTGCTGCTGGACTCGGACCATCTGTAATCCATCCTTGCCTTCacatccacacaccacacaggctTCTATAATCCATTCTAACAACCACCTCTCACATTCACTGAGCTCTCAGCACACATCCTCAAACTTACCCATACTCCATCCTCTCAAAGTGATGCACCCATTCCTCATGCTCTCACACACCTGGCTGGTGTCTTCCATCTGCTGCACCTTGTATGTCTCCCATCACTGGTCCACCGGTTACAGAGATTTTGTCCTTGCCCAATTGTACAGCCATCTTCCCATCCTAGTGGTTTCCAGGTTGCCCAGGTGCACACATTCCTCTGCACAGAGGCTAAATTGGTACACCTTTCAGCTAATGTTCATGAAACTCagcttatccttccttctccttcttccttgttgttcttcctcttcctttccttcttgttgctTGTATTTTgtaattctcttccttcttcctcttcctttccttcttcttgttgctcttcctcgtcctttccttcttgttgctcttcctactcctttccttctccttgttgctctcctcttcttcctttccttcttgctgctctacattttccttttcctttccttcttgttgttctttctcttcctttccttcttcttgttgctcttcctcttcttcctttccttcttcttgttgctcttcctcttcttcctttccttcttcttgttgctcttcctcttcctttccttcccttcttcttgttggtctttcctcttcctcttcttttctttctcgttgctcttcctcttcctctctttcttgttgcacttcctcttcctcttcctttctttcttgttgctcttcctcttcctttccttcttgttggtctttcctcttcctttccttcttattgttggtctttcctcttcctcttccacttcttttccttcttgttgcttttcctcttcctttccttctccctgttgctcttcttcatcttctcttctggTTATGGTGATCGTAGGGGAGAAATGCCTTTTTCAACAGCTCTtcgcttttcttcatttcttttctttttcattactttttgagtttttttcttttctctggttTTCCAAAATtgaagtattttcttttatttttttccttgtttctgctGCAAATAGTAGATGTCAAATGAGTTTCTCCTTTACTAAATATGGGTGTTAaaaatttgtcttttcttctttcatttgtgtATGCTGGACACAACATAATTGTTTCAGCAGTgacctttctctcccccctctttcttcccacactctctctccctctatctctagTAACATAAGAATCACAAACTTACAAGATGCCTGTATCACAGATCTCCTTCACCAATGATGTGCTTGAGTGCAAATTTGAAGAGTTGAGAGTTTGTCATCTTGAGCTGATCTACTGTGTTCTGAGCATCGCTGCTGACTCCCAACCCTCCACCATTCCCAGATACTTGTGGAATACTGAAAAACATGCACTGTTAAGTTTTTACAGCAACAATTATATTTCATGGCTTAGAAAACTTCCATGTGTCTTCTAGGATAAATGTTGCAAGCAGTTATTACTTCATTCCCTTACATGATAGACCTCTAGTACTTATCTCTGCTTTCTTTAATTCAAAGCCTTCTCTATATAAAACAGACAATACTTCAAATACTATTTAAAAAAATTACAGTAATTCAAGTTTGAAGGTAAAAGAATCAGTGCTAACCTTGACATAAGTGGAGAAGTGAAAAGATCTTGTAAGTGTGGATGTGGATTACACCTTCCTTTGATTGGCACGGTGACTGGACAACTTAGTGGATTGGAATGATCTTGGCTAAAGGGAGCAATAACTTCTTTTGTTgtcatttctccttcactcaGTACCTGTGTAAATGCAGAACACGTAATGCATTTCCTAGTTTATAAATGTGGTAATTTTACTGGAGTTGTTTAGGTTAGTTATTTCAGTCTCAAAATTTTGCAAAAGCCCTCAGATATATTAACATCTAtattgtaataaaaataatcataacatTTATTTATGAAATTATatcaaagtaaataaatgaaaatataacactGCACTGATGACACTAGCGAAGGTCACACGTGTGCATACTTAATATTTAtgagtaaacaaaataattacagCATGTGGATGAATAAACAGCATAATTTTTCTACAAATAAGCTAACCTCTCTATTGATTTGCTTTATGGCCAAGTTGGTGATTGGTCCTCGGCCAGTGTGGATTGTTCTTCTGTGAGCCAAGTGAGGTTGTCTCTTGGCAGCAGCTTCATGACTTCCTAGTGTGCTGTTTGTCACTACCCAAACCTTCACTTCTCCATCGTCTCCTCCACTGACCAGGTGGCTGCCTGAAGGTGTCACAGCAAGATGTCGCACACACTTTTCATGGCACATTACTCCTTTGCAACTCACCTGAAAGATACAAGTGAGGTTAGTTATCTTCGGAAATCTTTGAACTCATTCTCCATTATTGTTGAGTGAAGGAAGTTTATACACTGCAGAAACAAGTGTCAACATGAACTATTTTTCATATACCAACATACACAAACAAGGCAACACTGTAAACTTTCTATTCTTATAGGAACACATAAGCATACAAGAAACTAGACAGCTCACCCTCTGCTATTAATGGACAGGAGGATCACAACTCAACTTAACCTACATCTCCTACTTGTTGAGTAAACagaggtaaaaatataaaaatatacagcCACACACAGTTAGTTATGAATATGTAAAGTATCTTTTACAATGGACTTACTTCAATATCCCCATGAACATCAGAAGGAAGCAAATTCACCACCTTGACAGTGCCATCAGCATGACCTAGGAAGACCTGAGACCCTAATGTATTACTGGCAACACTCGTCACAGCATCAGCAGTGACCAGACAATACACAGGGCGGCCAGTCACCATGTCAAACACACGGGCGGTGTGGTCCAAGGAGGATGACACAAGGAACCCTCGCATCCCTGATGAGGTGAAGATCAAACCTGTAATCTGAAGAAATGGCAATTACTATTCTATTCATTACTGGAAAAATTCTAACAATAGTTTTCTggtgcctcttttttttttttttttttttttttttaaagaggaCACCAGGCAAAGACAGAAAAACCATGAAATAGTACAACAAACCTTATCTGAGTGCTGTCCTAAAACAAAGTGTGGCTGAGATTGGGGTGCATGGATCTGGTGCAGCCTCTCAATGAAGCTGGACAAGCTCCACAGGTACACAAAGCCGTCCTCCCCACCCGAAGCAAAGTAGTTCCCACAAGGTGAAAATACCAAACGAGTAACTGGCTGGTAATGGCGGTTTGCAATGCCAATCAGGCGACCAGACAACAATTTGTAGATGTGAATTTTTTCATTGATTCCTGGAATAAACAAATTCTTAAATGAGGTAGTACATCCATGCAACCTGCTTCCTACACTCTCATTTACCATGATCAATAGTTGctgacaataaaaacaaggacaacTGTGGTAGATCCTAAGGTTTGCCCGACAGTACTCACCAATGACACAGTACTTTTGTCCTGCCGAGTTTACTGCCATGGCGGTGACTTTGCCAGGAACAACCAGCCGGATTTGCTGCACATCATGCTGGTGGATGGCCCAAGTCTGCAGGAATGGCTTGTCTCTCTGAGCCACCAGTAAGTGAGATGCATGTCCTGAAACAACCATGTGCACAGGTCCATAGGCCTTTGTATGCTTTATATTACTACATCTAGAAAAAGAACATCTCTACAGTCCAGAttacacaatttttttcatcaccactTAACATTTCATACTGTCTTCTTAAACAcatgcaacaaaaaaatataagcacACATTTTTAATATTCTCATCATTCACAGTCCAAATTATAGAGAATTCTTTTACACTATTACACCAATTAATCCCTCTGCTTGGAGAAAACATTCCATTATAACATACATTTACAGTGCCTGATGTTACATTTTCTAGTAAAGTCATGTCAACTTTAGAAATCATGCCCACACACATGATATGATAAAgacaataggagaggacccaaactgtcaagTTTTCAGTATTTgacagctggtttaattcagaTGGTGTAGTATTGTCTCATGGTATAGTAGTCATCTATAAACATTATATTAAGatttatctattgatttaccatgcttttactcctggtatttttgttgtcatcttaccatggtatttcttcaTAGTGACTAAAGTTTACATGAATAACATCATTATATAGAGCAAAATATGGTTGCATGGTGTACAAAACCCTTTAACTTCTAGACTTTAATACAGCACAAAACCTTAAAACATATTTCATCTTACCTCTGTGGAGGTTAATGCTTAACAAGGAAAGTGTAGAGcaatttttgttcagttttctttatgagaaaaaagaaaatttgcagCTGAAACTGAAGTAGCCTGAGGGTGTTGCATTGCTTTCATCACCATATCCCTAAGCTTTTTCTTGCCATAACCTGAAAATGGTATGCCTTTAGACTAAAAATAACTCCTCAGGATGGCCATTGTCTTTTAGCTAAAccagtggtacttcgacatacgatcgccctaacatacaatttttttttatataggacaaaagatttcatataatttacgccttgaatacaacaatatttttaagatacgattaGCCATTGGTAGGTGGCGCAGTGATCGCTCAGCTACCCAGCTAACCCGAACATTCAGTCcgcgttgtgtatcgttgttcatcctttgtgcatgtatgtgtctgtgctcctcgccagtgtgtattttttattaagttttgtgaGCTCAAGACCCTGTCCatgatcatgggtcccaaaaataaaagtttggcaagaaacacacaaaatagcctgtattcacttacaggaatactccgcttaacgaacaggatagggggtgtcaaagctgttcgtagagcggaaattcgttaagcagacataattttcccataggaaataatggaaataggggggggatgcattctgggctggtccccaacataccacatgggttaaaaaaaaaatcaattatatatttttctattagctttttacaaaccttgcccccaagaaagggttgttttgtaatgcataaagttaaatcttacatggaataccaaaaaataaagcagagatgagatcggccacagatgaAGCGGAGACTCACGGTGACTCGGCCGCTTTTTCTTCTTGCATCTTATcgttcaccacgatattaaatttatttttccactcctctattgcctgctataatggatagcatatcttagtattcatatatgctcatgccatgaggataaccttgactctgtggcactgagtgatagtgaattactaatgaaataccgtagtatttcattagtaagtATTAGTAAGTTTTGTCCAAAGAACAAAGATGGTAtcataaaacacaaaatgcatgTATATGTATAATCTTAATTCTACTATTGTAGCATATGTGTTGTAGATACGTGTTTACAATATTGATATGCAGTAGACtaacttttctgtgaaatataataaaatctgATGAATCTGGCAATATCAACAGGAGTTTgggttctctctcctctcctatcatCAACTAGATTCCACTTCAGTTCCATAAATTCATAAATTCAATCAATTCAATTTGCAAACTTACCAACAGAGCAGAGGGTAGAAGCAGCAACTGGCTGTCCTCGATAGCTCTTCAGTTGAGTCCCAGTGTCACAATCATAGACCTGAAACAGATAAGATTTTAAAATTAACAATCAGTAGTCTTTCTCAAAGGCCAAATATATTAACATTCCTGAAGTTCATAAGACAATATATACTGTACATATTTACAAGTATccttagaaagagaaaagaaaatagttcaAAATATTTGGCCTAACTTACCTGAAGAGATTCTGTCCCAGTGTTGAGGGAAGACACAAATACTGCATTCACAACAGGCTCCATGATGCACAGTCTGGAGAGGAAGATCTTAAATTTACCTCAATTGTTTGTAAACATTATATGTTGAGTGTTGGAGCTACTTTCCTACCAGGTTAATTCATGGTGGTAGATAGCAATCTCCACTCAAGTAAAGTATAGTACAACAATCCACCTTAACAAATGGAGGGTCCCAAGGCAAACTTACTGCATTAAGCTGATATCATCCAATTACTAGGTTTAGTGTCCCTGTGATGACACTAGCTGGCAAGAGATGCAAAGAGGCACAAGCAAACCTTAtcaacagtttttctcgcctctccaactgcttactctgtatatgggccttatctgtccctgtatggagtactcttcacatgtttgggggggttccagtcacacagttttccttgatagggtggaatcgaaagctcttcgtctcatcaactcccctcctctcactaactgtcttcagcctctttctcactgccaaaatgttgcatccctttctatcttttatcactattttcatggtaactgttctactgatattgctaactgcatgcctccccttctcctgtagcctcgctgcacaaggctttcttctttctcttatccctattctgtccaactctctaatgcaagagttaaccagtactctcaatcattcatccctttcactggtaaactctgcaactccctccctgcatctgtatttcagaattcctacaacttgtcttcttttaagagggaggtatcgaggcatttgctcccctaattttggctgacggttttggcacttcttacactttttagagagccagcactcaagtgggccttttttttactttttttttttttttcccttagccggccctcttccctacgtaaaaaaaaaaaaaaaaaaaaaaaaaaactgaagggaTTGGTGTCACATGGTATACCATGTACCCCAAACTTAAGACCATAACCCTATTGGGCTCTAAGGACAGGAGCCTCAACCTCACTCAATGGGCCGGGACACTACTCATCCCTGAGATAGTGGGTTACACCATAGAAATAGCTAAGGCCCCAAAGATTATTGCCCTGCCAGAATAGCAAACTCAACTCTGGATCAGAGAAGCTGTTAAGGTACCCATTACCCAAGCCATTGGATACCCATTACTCTACAGGCTTTGATTCagggaggagagaataaggTGTCACTCCTGGCCTCTTGCCCAGGGAGGATAGCTGTTTAACCAGAGGGTTATGTGGTACCCCTGTTACCAGCAGATGCCACATGGAGACAAGCTACCCAGTATTTAAAACTCAATAGGGGATTTCACATCAAAAGGCAAAGTGTGACACACCTTAAACTCACacccaagagaaaaaaagttcttAACCTCTGAGCTCAGTCCAGTGACCAGACCCAGGCCTGCTCACTATTTTGCCATTAAGAAGTTGATAGATTGGAGTTGGAAAAGCCTGCATGCCACTTACTGCATATTATGAATCAGGTTCACAAGAGGTGTTGTGACTGACACAAATGACTACTGCATGCCAAGCCTGGTATTAGAGTTGATTTGTAGTTTCACCCAACCATGGAATCTCTGATGTGGCTTATGTTATGCCGGTAAGAAATGTAGTGAATTTACTAATGGCTTACATAAT
Above is a genomic segment from Portunus trituberculatus isolate SZX2019 chromosome 40, ASM1759143v1, whole genome shotgun sequence containing:
- the LOC123516023 gene encoding WD repeat-containing protein 18-like isoform X1, with protein sequence MGSRFFIITCTGWLVRTLETWREDPSRLCIMEPVVNAVFVSSLNTGTESLQVYDCDTGTQLKSYRGQPVAASTLCSVGHASHLLVAQRDKPFLQTWAIHQHDVQQIRLVVPGKVTAMAVNSAGQKYCVIGINEKIHIYKLLSGRLIGIANRHYQPVTRLVFSPCGNYFASGGEDGFVYLWSLSSFIERLHQIHAPQSQPHFVLGQHSDKITGLIFTSSGMRGFLVSSSLDHTARVFDMVTGRPVYCLVTADAVTSVASNTLGSQVFLGHADGTVKVVNLLPSDVHGDIEVSCKGVMCHEKCVRHLAVTPSGSHLVSGGDDGEVKVWVVTNSTLGSHEAAAKRQPHLAHRRTIHTGRGPITNLAIKQINREVLSEGEMTTKEVIAPFSQDHSNPLSCPVTVPIKGRCNPHPHLQDLFTSPLMSSIPQVSGNGGGLGVSSDAQNTVDQLKMTNSQLFKFALKHIIGEGDL
- the LOC123516023 gene encoding WD repeat-containing protein 18-like isoform X2; the encoded protein is MEPVVNAVFVSSLNTGTESLQVYDCDTGTQLKSYRGQPVAASTLCSVGHASHLLVAQRDKPFLQTWAIHQHDVQQIRLVVPGKVTAMAVNSAGQKYCVIGINEKIHIYKLLSGRLIGIANRHYQPVTRLVFSPCGNYFASGGEDGFVYLWSLSSFIERLHQIHAPQSQPHFVLGQHSDKITGLIFTSSGMRGFLVSSSLDHTARVFDMVTGRPVYCLVTADAVTSVASNTLGSQVFLGHADGTVKVVNLLPSDVHGDIEVSCKGVMCHEKCVRHLAVTPSGSHLVSGGDDGEVKVWVVTNSTLGSHEAAAKRQPHLAHRRTIHTGRGPITNLAIKQINREVLSEGEMTTKEVIAPFSQDHSNPLSCPVTVPIKGRCNPHPHLQDLFTSPLMSSIPQVSGNGGGLGVSSDAQNTVDQLKMTNSQLFKFALKHIIGEGDL